A single genomic interval of Stenotrophomonas sp. ZAC14D1_NAIMI4_1 harbors:
- a CDS encoding cellulase family glycosylhydrolase, with product MRKWLSPLLATLLAVAPMAHASDTARWTPAQADAWYAKQQWLVGSNYATSNAINQLEMFQPETFDPVAIDRELGWAHEQFGMNTMRVYLHDLLWKQDPQGLIKRIDTFLDIAQKHGIRPMFVLFDSCWDPDPVLGPQHRPIPGVHNSGWVQSPSRHALVDPANDAHFRSYVEGVVGAFADDKRVLAWDLWNEPDNPGGGNYMDKQLEGEQARIAELLPKIFEWARSRKPTQPLTSGVWIGDDWSPGAASLTSIQRTQLEQSDVITFHNYEQPEAFQARVAQLRKHGRPLICTEWLARGAGSNVDTILPIARRENIGMINWGFVDGAIQTRFPWDSWQRPYTMEEPTVWFHDLLKADGTPYRAREAELFRSLAKTPRNAVPAL from the coding sequence ATGCGAAAGTGGCTTTCCCCCTTGCTGGCAACCCTGCTCGCCGTCGCGCCGATGGCGCATGCGAGCGACACCGCACGCTGGACCCCGGCGCAGGCCGACGCGTGGTATGCAAAGCAGCAGTGGCTGGTTGGTTCGAACTACGCAACGTCCAACGCGATCAACCAGCTGGAGATGTTCCAGCCCGAGACCTTCGACCCGGTGGCGATCGACCGCGAGCTGGGCTGGGCACACGAGCAGTTCGGCATGAACACCATGCGCGTGTACCTGCATGACCTGCTGTGGAAGCAGGACCCGCAGGGCCTGATCAAGCGCATCGACACGTTCCTGGATATCGCCCAGAAGCACGGCATCCGCCCGATGTTCGTGCTGTTCGACAGCTGCTGGGATCCGGACCCGGTGCTCGGCCCCCAGCACCGCCCCATTCCGGGCGTGCACAACTCGGGCTGGGTGCAGAGCCCCAGCCGACATGCCCTGGTGGACCCGGCCAATGACGCCCACTTCCGCAGCTATGTGGAGGGCGTCGTGGGCGCCTTCGCCGATGACAAGCGCGTGCTGGCCTGGGACCTGTGGAACGAACCGGACAACCCGGGCGGCGGCAACTACATGGACAAGCAGCTGGAGGGCGAGCAGGCCCGCATTGCCGAGCTGCTGCCGAAGATCTTCGAGTGGGCGCGGAGCAGGAAGCCGACCCAGCCGCTGACCAGCGGCGTGTGGATCGGTGATGACTGGTCGCCGGGCGCCGCTTCGCTGACCTCGATCCAGCGCACCCAGCTGGAACAGTCCGATGTGATCACCTTCCACAACTACGAGCAGCCCGAAGCCTTCCAGGCACGTGTAGCGCAGCTGCGCAAACATGGCCGTCCGCTCATCTGCACCGAGTGGCTGGCCCGCGGTGCAGGCTCCAATGTCGACACCATCCTGCCGATCGCCCGCCGCGAAAACATCGGCATGATCAACTGGGGCTTCGTGGATGGCGCCATCCAGACCCGCTTCCCGTGGGACAGCTGGCAGCGCCCGTACACGATGGAAGAACCCACCGTCTGGTTCCACGACCTGTTGAAGGCCGATGGAACGCCTTACCGCGCCCGTGAGGCAGAGCTGTTCCGCAGCCTGGCCAAGACCCCCCGCAACGCCGTGCCCGCCCTCTGA
- a CDS encoding aldose epimerase family protein, producing the protein MLAGKGKTAGLIGAMALAAASAAHGQARTVLGTTADGTRVESIQLRDGSGMQATVLTLGAALHSLQVPDRDGAYADVLLADGTLQATLDKPQYFGATVGRFANRIAAGRFSLDGRTYQVPTNDGPNSLHGGSRGFDKVVWDVVEAKADHVTLRHVSADGEQGFPGTLTVTATYTLQGNGRVLVEYRATTDAPTIVNLSNHAYWNLSGEGSGTAMEHELTIPASAYTPVDATLIPTGVLQPVEGTAFDFRTAKPIGRDLRRGDEPQLLHGHGYDHNWVISRSPSKELREVARVHDPRSGRVMTLLSTQPGLQFYSGNFLDGSTVGKSGSVYRQGDAIALEPQLFPDTPNQPAFGSARLDPGQTYLNRIVYQFSTDRDAPARR; encoded by the coding sequence ATGCTTGCTGGCAAGGGAAAGACGGCGGGACTGATCGGGGCGATGGCACTGGCGGCTGCATCAGCCGCACACGGACAGGCGCGCACGGTGCTGGGCACCACGGCTGATGGCACGCGGGTCGAGTCGATCCAGTTGCGCGACGGCAGCGGCATGCAGGCCACCGTATTGACCCTGGGCGCAGCACTGCATTCGCTGCAGGTGCCGGACCGCGATGGCGCGTACGCCGATGTGCTGCTCGCTGATGGCACGCTGCAGGCCACCCTGGACAAGCCACAGTATTTCGGCGCGACGGTCGGTCGCTTCGCCAACCGCATCGCCGCAGGTCGCTTCAGCCTGGATGGCCGGACCTACCAGGTGCCCACCAATGACGGCCCCAACAGCCTGCACGGCGGCAGCCGTGGCTTCGACAAGGTGGTCTGGGATGTGGTCGAGGCCAAGGCCGACCACGTGACGCTGCGCCACGTCAGCGCCGATGGGGAACAGGGTTTCCCCGGCACGCTCACCGTCACCGCGACCTACACGCTGCAGGGCAATGGTCGCGTGCTGGTCGAGTACCGCGCGACCACCGACGCGCCGACCATCGTCAACCTGAGCAACCACGCCTACTGGAACCTGTCAGGCGAAGGCTCGGGTACGGCCATGGAGCACGAACTGACCATTCCGGCCAGCGCCTACACGCCCGTGGATGCCACCCTGATTCCCACCGGCGTGCTGCAGCCTGTGGAAGGCACGGCGTTTGATTTCCGCACGGCCAAGCCCATCGGGCGCGACCTGCGCCGTGGCGATGAGCCGCAGCTGCTGCACGGCCATGGCTATGACCACAACTGGGTGATCAGCCGCAGCCCCAGCAAAGAGCTTCGTGAAGTTGCCCGCGTCCACGACCCCCGTTCGGGCCGGGTGATGACCCTGTTGTCGACGCAGCCGGGCCTGCAGTTCTACTCCGGCAACTTCCTTGATGGCAGCACCGTGGGCAAGAGCGGTTCGGTCTACCGGCAGGGTGATGCCATTGCGCTGGAACCGCAGCTGTTCCCGGACACGCCGAACCAGCCTGCGTTCGGCTCGGCACGGCTGGACCCTGGCCAGACCTATCTGAACCGCATCGTCTACCAGTTCTCGACCGACCGCGACGCCCCCGCGCGCCGCTGA
- a CDS encoding 2-dehydro-3-deoxygalactonokinase: MQHDVHSIIGINWGSSNLRAYLIDASGQMADSLEAPAGVAGLDRDGMVAAADAIRQRWPAAGHVYAAGMIGSTVGWADAGYVDCPAGVTDVARNLVTAHIGTLSMRIVPGMACVRTADGAPDVLRGEETELLGLLAGGGIEATSIVALPGTHTKWIELVDGRVHSFMTAMSGELFDRLASGGLLASVLEGPGDAGPAFAEGMRAAARGGLGLGTLLFGVRARVVRGVLPRTESSAYLRGLLAGAEIADALALYPQLQQACVPLIGSAPVCRLYQAALAGMGIASRPVASADAVVRGFHALHQLAAS, translated from the coding sequence ATGCAGCATGACGTGCACAGCATCATCGGCATCAACTGGGGCAGCAGCAATCTTCGCGCCTACCTCATCGATGCATCCGGACAGATGGCCGACAGCCTTGAGGCCCCGGCAGGCGTGGCCGGCCTGGACCGCGATGGCATGGTGGCCGCCGCCGATGCGATCCGCCAGCGCTGGCCCGCCGCTGGCCACGTCTACGCGGCAGGCATGATCGGTTCCACCGTGGGCTGGGCGGATGCGGGCTATGTGGATTGCCCCGCCGGTGTGACCGATGTGGCGCGCAACCTGGTCACGGCCCATATCGGGACGCTGTCGATGCGCATCGTGCCTGGCATGGCCTGTGTGCGCACCGCCGACGGCGCGCCGGACGTGCTGCGCGGCGAAGAGACCGAGCTGCTGGGGCTGCTCGCCGGCGGTGGCATCGAGGCCACCTCGATTGTTGCCCTGCCCGGCACGCATACCAAGTGGATCGAACTGGTCGATGGCCGCGTCCACTCCTTCATGACCGCGATGTCCGGCGAGCTGTTCGACCGCCTTGCCAGCGGCGGCCTGCTGGCATCGGTACTGGAAGGACCGGGCGACGCCGGCCCGGCATTTGCCGAAGGCATGCGTGCAGCAGCGCGGGGTGGGCTGGGGTTGGGCACGTTGCTGTTCGGCGTGCGCGCACGCGTGGTGCGCGGGGTTCTGCCGCGCACCGAAAGCAGCGCGTACCTGCGCGGCCTGCTCGCCGGTGCGGAGATCGCCGATGCGCTGGCGCTGTACCCGCAACTGCAGCAGGCCTGCGTGCCATTGATCGGATCAGCGCCGGTGTGCCGCCTCTACCAGGCCGCGTTGGCCGGGATGGGCATCGCATCGCGCCCGGTGGCTTCAGCCGATGCCGTTGTCCGCGGATTCCATGCGCTTCATCAACTCGCGGCCAGCTAG
- a CDS encoding glycoside hydrolase family 43 protein: MSHPHVVAVANCPIICFCGGRLATGQCGHQREGGMVQNTLRVLLAAALLQAAAGAAAIEPARDNPLLDSGPDPWIVRDGRTFYYMATHGDRLAIRATSDLAHLAQAREVTVWRPPATGPNATSIWAPELHRIDGRWYIYYTAAASGAAEGQEDAQRGVFVLENTNADPTKGEWIDRGRLATAHAGIDGTTFVIGEKRYFVYSPYVGPDSVLAIVAMANPWTLQGEEVIIARPDQAWERQGGRQILEGPEFLKGPNGDLFLTYSGSACWSDDYAIGLLHAKAGSDPLDARAWTKAKAPILAKNPAGNVYAPGHNGFFQGSDGTDWIIYHGNSGPDMGCTAKRSPRVQPVHWDKKGWPVLDLPAGRAERN, encoded by the coding sequence ATGTCCCATCCCCACGTCGTGGCCGTTGCCAATTGTCCGATTATATGTTTCTGTGGCGGCCGGCTGGCAACCGGCCAGTGTGGACATCAACGGGAGGGCGGGATGGTGCAGAACACACTTCGGGTATTGCTCGCAGCGGCACTGCTGCAGGCAGCTGCAGGGGCAGCGGCAATCGAGCCGGCGCGGGACAATCCGCTGCTCGATTCCGGCCCTGATCCGTGGATCGTCCGCGACGGACGGACCTTCTACTACATGGCCACCCACGGTGACCGCCTGGCGATCCGCGCAACCAGCGACCTCGCACACCTGGCGCAGGCCCGGGAAGTCACGGTCTGGCGCCCGCCAGCCACCGGGCCCAACGCAACATCGATCTGGGCGCCCGAACTGCACCGCATCGATGGCCGCTGGTACATCTATTACACCGCTGCCGCCAGCGGCGCTGCCGAAGGCCAGGAAGATGCCCAGCGCGGCGTGTTCGTGCTGGAGAACACCAATGCCGATCCGACGAAGGGCGAATGGATTGATCGCGGGCGCCTGGCCACGGCGCATGCCGGCATCGACGGCACCACCTTCGTGATCGGTGAAAAGCGCTATTTCGTCTATTCGCCGTACGTGGGCCCCGACAGCGTGCTGGCCATCGTGGCCATGGCAAACCCGTGGACCCTGCAGGGCGAGGAGGTCATCATCGCGCGGCCGGACCAGGCGTGGGAGCGCCAGGGTGGCCGGCAGATCCTGGAAGGGCCGGAGTTCCTGAAGGGCCCCAACGGCGACCTCTTCCTGACCTATTCGGGAAGCGCATGCTGGTCCGACGACTACGCGATCGGGCTGCTGCACGCGAAGGCCGGTTCCGATCCACTCGATGCCCGTGCATGGACCAAGGCGAAGGCGCCCATCCTTGCCAAGAACCCTGCAGGCAACGTGTATGCGCCGGGTCACAACGGCTTCTTCCAGGGCAGTGATGGCACCGATTGGATCATCTACCACGGCAATTCCGGTCCGGACATGGGCTGCACTGCCAAGCGCTCGCCGCGCGTCCAGCCCGTGCACTGGGACAAGAAAGGGTGGCCGGTACTTGATCTGCCGGCGGGGCGTGCTGAGCGCAACTAG
- a CDS encoding alcohol dehydrogenase catalytic domain-containing protein, translated as MKTMKAVVMTGPNNPWQVQDVPVPVVEAGQVLVKVYASGMCYTDVWATQGYGGDIYPQTPGHEVVGEVVEVGAGVRSRRVGDRVGTTWVQSSCGRCPYCRESRPLSGQTAMNCEAPRTTGFAAQGGHAQYIAVSAEGTVLLPDGLSYVDAAPMMCAGYTAWSGLRDAAPQPNEKIAVLGIGGLGHVALQFSKACGFETIAITHSADKHALARQLGADHVVASGKELKDIGGADVLLVTTNAFNSAEEAMAGLRVDGRIVLCGLDFSQPFSISSEGVPFHMMRQRVIGSTHGGQHYLSEVLNLAATGKVKPLVETFALDQATEAYDRLASGKMRFRGVFLPWGDTGRST; from the coding sequence ATGAAGACGATGAAAGCGGTTGTGATGACCGGCCCGAACAATCCGTGGCAGGTGCAGGACGTGCCCGTGCCAGTGGTCGAAGCGGGCCAGGTACTGGTCAAGGTCTACGCATCGGGCATGTGCTACACCGATGTGTGGGCGACCCAGGGCTATGGCGGCGACATCTACCCCCAGACACCCGGGCATGAAGTGGTTGGCGAAGTCGTCGAGGTCGGCGCGGGCGTGCGCTCGCGTCGGGTAGGCGACCGCGTGGGTACCACCTGGGTCCAGTCGTCCTGCGGCCGCTGCCCCTACTGCCGCGAAAGCCGCCCATTGTCCGGCCAGACCGCCATGAACTGCGAGGCCCCCCGTACCACCGGCTTCGCTGCGCAGGGCGGCCATGCCCAGTACATTGCCGTCTCTGCCGAGGGCACGGTTCTGCTTCCGGACGGCCTGTCCTATGTGGACGCTGCGCCGATGATGTGTGCCGGCTACACCGCGTGGAGCGGCCTGCGTGATGCGGCGCCCCAGCCCAATGAGAAGATCGCCGTGCTTGGCATCGGTGGCCTGGGGCACGTTGCGCTGCAGTTTTCCAAGGCCTGCGGCTTCGAAACCATTGCCATTACCCATTCGGCAGACAAGCATGCCCTCGCCCGCCAGTTGGGCGCCGACCATGTCGTCGCCAGCGGAAAGGAACTGAAGGACATCGGCGGCGCCGATGTGCTGCTGGTAACGACCAATGCGTTCAACTCCGCCGAAGAAGCCATGGCCGGCCTGCGGGTCGATGGGCGCATCGTGTTGTGTGGTCTGGACTTCAGCCAGCCGTTCTCGATCTCATCAGAAGGCGTGCCTTTCCACATGATGCGCCAGCGCGTGATCGGCTCGACCCACGGCGGCCAGCATTACCTCAGCGAGGTATTGAATCTGGCGGCCACGGGCAAAGTGAAGCCGCTGGTCGAGACCTTCGCACTGGACCAGGCAACCGAAGCCTATGACCGGCTGGCATCGGGAAAAATGAGATTCCGCGGCGTCTTCCTGCCTTGGGGTGACACTGGGCGCAGTACGTAA
- a CDS encoding LysR family transcriptional regulator, producing MMKALHQSTGVEMTAFTAFLAVATHRSFRSAAAELNITPSAISHAIKALERRLGARLFNRTTRSVSLSDAGERLAEKLRPAMASIEEALQSVDAGADAPRGTIRINASEGAIRLVLKPVMARFLQLYPQVHLDIVSDGRLDDIVSNGFDAGIRLAEAVPRDMVAVAVTAPMRFAVVASPEYLRVRSRPMRPLDLHQHDCIRFRFESGAIYRWEFERQGTTERVNVSGPMTLTDQPLMVDAAMEGIGIAFVPEHLAAQPLADGRLLRLLEDWCPEFPGLALYYPGHRYVPPGLKALIRLIRTEAPGAPFAGEA from the coding sequence ATGATGAAAGCGCTTCATCAATCGACAGGCGTTGAGATGACCGCGTTTACGGCGTTCCTGGCGGTGGCTACGCATCGCAGTTTCCGCAGCGCGGCTGCCGAGTTGAACATCACCCCGTCCGCGATCAGCCATGCAATCAAGGCGCTCGAACGGCGGTTGGGCGCACGCCTGTTCAACCGCACGACCCGCAGCGTTTCGCTGAGCGATGCGGGTGAGCGACTGGCAGAAAAGCTGCGGCCAGCCATGGCCTCCATCGAGGAAGCCCTGCAGTCGGTGGATGCAGGCGCAGACGCGCCGCGCGGCACGATCCGCATCAACGCCAGTGAAGGCGCCATCCGCCTGGTGCTCAAGCCGGTGATGGCGCGATTCCTGCAGCTCTACCCGCAGGTCCACCTGGATATTGTCAGCGACGGTCGGCTGGACGACATCGTGTCGAACGGCTTCGATGCCGGCATCCGATTGGCCGAAGCAGTGCCACGGGACATGGTCGCCGTAGCCGTTACCGCTCCCATGCGGTTCGCGGTGGTCGCCTCCCCGGAGTATCTGCGGGTGCGCAGCCGCCCAATGCGCCCGCTGGATCTGCATCAGCACGACTGCATCCGCTTCCGGTTCGAAAGCGGGGCCATCTACCGCTGGGAGTTCGAGCGCCAGGGCACGACGGAGCGCGTCAATGTGTCCGGGCCCATGACCCTGACCGATCAGCCCTTGATGGTCGACGCGGCGATGGAGGGCATCGGCATCGCGTTCGTTCCCGAGCATCTGGCGGCCCAGCCGCTCGCCGATGGTCGCCTGCTTCGGCTGCTTGAAGACTGGTGCCCCGAGTTTCCTGGCCTTGCGCTGTACTACCCGGGCCACCGGTACGTGCCGCCAGGACTGAAGGCCTTGATCAGGCTGATTCGAACTGAAGCTCCAGGCGCGCCGTTCGCAGGGGAGGCATGA
- a CDS encoding PaaI family thioesterase: MNQTPERQSATGLDFLRNAMASGGLGKGIGQTLGLSIDAVDDGHVTLSGAPGLEHANPMGAVHGGYLATLLDGAMALAVQTQLDIGTRYATTDLNITYVKGVAPGQAVVRCVGAVLHLGRTMALAEAKVVDDAGKLYAHATATFAIADRQP; encoded by the coding sequence ATGAACCAGACCCCTGAAAGACAGAGCGCAACCGGGCTTGATTTCCTTCGCAATGCAATGGCATCGGGTGGCCTGGGCAAGGGCATCGGCCAGACGCTCGGACTCTCGATCGATGCCGTTGACGACGGCCACGTGACCTTGAGCGGCGCGCCAGGCCTGGAGCATGCCAACCCGATGGGCGCTGTCCATGGCGGCTACCTCGCCACCCTGCTCGATGGAGCGATGGCGCTGGCCGTGCAGACGCAGCTCGACATCGGCACGCGCTATGCGACCACGGACCTGAACATCACCTACGTCAAGGGCGTGGCACCCGGCCAAGCGGTCGTCCGTTGCGTCGGCGCCGTTCTCCATCTCGGACGAACGATGGCTCTCGCGGAGGCCAAGGTAGTTGACGACGCGGGGAAGCTCTACGCGCATGCAACAGCGACCTTCGCCATTGCTGATCGTCAGCCCTGA
- a CDS encoding DUF6130 family protein: MKNRSPRYLAAFLIAALPGIFPVHAADHGSHAMTAAKQAVAPESRNEAAPKLILSAPRADFLQKGYVYVPFRVENMTILPLYAEIHGEEVTHLKPRIGHLHVKVDGNEWSWIHAQTDPIYFSTLPSGVHHLSVELADAAHAVIETQTMELVVP, from the coding sequence TTGAAAAATCGCTCCCCTCGCTACCTCGCTGCTTTCCTCATCGCCGCTTTGCCGGGAATTTTCCCAGTCCATGCCGCCGACCACGGCAGTCACGCCATGACGGCGGCGAAGCAGGCCGTGGCACCGGAAAGCAGGAATGAAGCGGCCCCGAAGCTGATCCTCTCTGCGCCACGTGCCGATTTTCTGCAGAAAGGTTACGTGTATGTACCCTTCCGCGTAGAGAACATGACCATCCTGCCGCTGTACGCTGAAATACATGGCGAGGAGGTCACCCATCTGAAACCGAGGATCGGCCACCTGCACGTCAAGGTCGATGGAAACGAATGGTCCTGGATCCATGCCCAGACGGATCCCATCTATTTCAGCACGCTGCCGTCCGGCGTCCATCATCTGAGCGTGGAGCTGGCCGACGCCGCACACGCGGTGATCGAGACGCAGACGATGGAGCTGGTCGTACCCTGA